In one window of Miscanthus floridulus cultivar M001 chromosome 12, ASM1932011v1, whole genome shotgun sequence DNA:
- the LOC136496894 gene encoding protein NRT1/ PTR FAMILY 4.6-like, whose translation MEGEEVYVDWRGNAVDERRHGGIRATLFLYVLFMLRSCSNSSNFSMVGYLHGMLHLDIVTSSTVISYLGGTVMISTALMNFISDACIKRTTAIFVFGPCVVLGYMLLALQAHFPSLHPEICAIDKEPNNCEAAQGWNLTLLYLSLLMFAIGEGCMRACIPSLGGDQFSNSDPKKSQLQSVFLTRLKFANSLGAIIGLAFLVWIENNLGWNIGFMMCALIVLVGLLVAASGYPFYCTQKPIGTPLTRTLQVLIISSNKKSTANVDVIELQESNTQDHIFKSGTNQADETRVLVQMLPIFISCFLIYLPFTLLMTLSIQVGRAMDKGAGVIQIPSASLIAIPTAFHMLMQPCYSRILTLLLRTTTGHEHGVTPLQRIGAGSACGIAAACVAALVEARRLNVAEQHGLTSIGTGVPMSVFWLVIQFFLLSIMDIASFGGLIEFVESEAPSTMKLIAPAVQSCIAGFSAWSCSAFIQLVNIMTRSGDGGGGWLDGTNFNKTRLDHFFLLLGAFEVLALINYTFWARRYARKLRISTVETHEDDTRN comes from the exons ATGGAAGGTGAAGAAGTATATGTGGACTGGAGAGGGAATGCGGTGGACGAGAGGAGGCACGGAGGCATCAGGGCAACGCTCTTCCTCTACG TTTTGTTCATGCTAAGAAGCTGCTCTAATAGCTCAAACTTCAGTATGGTGGGCTATTTGCATGGCATGTTGCATCTGGATATTGTGACCTCATCAACAGTGATAAGCTACCTAGGTGGCACCGTGATGATATCTACTGCTCTGATGAACTTCATCTCTGATGCGTGTATCAAACGAACCACTGCTATATTTGTATTTGGCCCTTGTGTGGTCCTG GGTTATATGTTGCTAGCACTGCAAGCCCATTTTCCTTCACTTCATCCTGAAATTTGTGCCATAGACAAAGAGCCAAACAACTGTGAGGCAGCTCAAGGTTGGAATTTGACATTGCTCTACTTGAGCTTGTTAATGTTTGCTATTGGGGAAGGCTGCATGCGTGCTTGCATACCATCCCTTGGTGGAGATCAATTCAGCAATAGTGACCCAAAGAAATCACAGCTCCAGAGTGTGTTCTTGACCAGGCTTAAGTTTGCAAACTCTCTTGGAGCGATAATTGGATTGGCCTTCTTAGTGTGGATTGAGAATAACTTGGGTTGGAACATTGGATTTATGATGTGTGCTCTTATTGTTCTTGTAGGGCTGCTTGTTGCAGCCAGTGGATATCCTTTCTATTGCACACAGAAGCCTATTGGAACTCCTCTAACTAGAACATTGCAG GTTCTTATCATTTCATCAAATAAGAAGTCAACTGCCAATGTAGATGTTATTGAGCTACAAGAAAGCAACACACAAGATCATATTTTCAAATCTGG AACCAATCAAGCTGATGAAACTAGAGTCCTCGTTCAGAtgcttccaatcttcatcagttGCTTTCTCATCTACTTGCCATTCACACTACTAATGACATTATCCATACAAGTTGGTCGTGCAATGGACAAAGGCGCAGGCGTGATCCAGATACCCTCTGCCTCTCTCATTGCAATCCCAACAGCATTCCACATGCTGATGCAACCATGCTACAGCAGAATCTTGACACTGCTGCTGAGAACAACCACAGGACATGAGCATGGGGTCACCCCACTGCAGCGTATCGGTGCTGGATCAGCTTGTGGGATCGCTGCGGCATGCGTCGCCGCATTAGTAGAAGCAAGAAGATTGAACGTTGCAGAGCAACACGGGTTAACATCGATAGGAACTGGTGTGCCAATGTCTGTCTTTTGGCTGGTAATCCAGTTCTTCCTGCTAAGCATCATGGACATAGCATCCTTTGGCGGACTAATTGAGTTCGTCGAGAGCGAGGCGCCTTCGACAATGAAGCTGATTGCACCAGCAGTACAGTCATGTATAGCTGGATTTTCTGCCTGGTCATGCAGCGCCTTCATTCAGCTTGTAAACATAATGACAAGGAGTGGGGATGGTGGTGGAGGATGGCTGGACGGAACAAATTTCAACAAAACACGCCTTGATCACTTCTTTTTGTTGCTGGGAGCCTTCGAGGTATTGGCCTTGATCAATTACACTTTCTGGGCCAGGAGATATGCTAGGAAGCTACGAATCAGTACTGTCGAAACACATGAGGACGACACAAGAAATTAA